In one window of Deinococcus terrestris DNA:
- a CDS encoding DMT family transporter codes for MKEVQVGAGRRWGFWPALVLTVLAGGLLPLQFAVNGALADEVGSVTLTGTLSYAAGTLGLLVLLALSRQRPDWAAARQAPPWSWLGGVVGSAYVVGSVVLTQALGTAVATTLVIAAQVVTAILLDHLGVLGLERRRVNPARVGALVLVLAALGLRLWGAA; via the coding sequence ATGAAAGAAGTGCAGGTGGGCGCCGGGAGAAGATGGGGGTTCTGGCCAGCCCTGGTCCTGACGGTGCTGGCCGGGGGGCTGCTGCCGCTGCAATTCGCGGTCAATGGGGCATTGGCCGACGAGGTGGGGTCGGTGACGCTGACGGGCACCCTGTCTTACGCGGCGGGCACCCTGGGGCTGCTGGTCCTGCTCGCGTTGAGCCGACAAAGGCCCGACTGGGCGGCGGCCCGGCAAGCCCCGCCCTGGAGCTGGTTGGGCGGGGTGGTCGGCAGCGCCTACGTGGTGGGCAGCGTGGTGCTCACGCAGGCGCTGGGCACCGCCGTGGCGACCACACTGGTGATCGCCGCGCAGGTGGTTACCGCCATCCTGCTCGACCACCTGGGGGTGCTGGGGCTGGAGCGGCGGCGGGTCAACCCGGCGCGGGTGGGGGCGCTGGTGCTCGTCCTCGCTGCGCTGGGGCTGCGGTTGTGGGGGGCGGCGTGA
- a CDS encoding DMT family transporter, producing the protein MNLGLLLGTLGAGIGLAAGLAFNVRLARALGTPLAATLVNFVVGGVLLAVLWLAGVGREGPAHLPPLWMLTGGLLGATYVTLNLIGAARLGVGVGTVAATLGQLIVALLLPALGWLGQAQRLPSAAEGLSALLLLAAVALLAGDRQRAAGGRG; encoded by the coding sequence GTGAACCTCGGGCTGTTGCTGGGCACGCTGGGGGCGGGCATCGGCCTCGCGGCGGGGCTGGCCTTCAACGTGCGGCTGGCGCGGGCGCTGGGCACCCCGCTGGCGGCGACCCTGGTGAATTTCGTGGTGGGCGGCGTGCTGCTGGCCGTTCTGTGGCTGGCCGGAGTTGGGCGGGAGGGTCCGGCGCATCTGCCGCCCCTCTGGATGCTGACGGGCGGGCTGCTGGGAGCCACCTACGTCACCCTCAACCTGATCGGGGCGGCCCGGCTGGGCGTGGGCGTGGGGACGGTGGCGGCGACGTTGGGGCAGCTCATCGTGGCGCTGCTACTCCCCGCGCTGGGCTGGCTGGGGCAGGCTCAGCGGCTCCCCTCCGCCGCCGAGGGCCTGAGCGCCCTGCTGCTGCTCGCCGCCGTCGCCCTGCTCGCCGGGGACCGCCAGCGGGCAGCCGGGGGGCGCGGATGA
- a CDS encoding MarR family winged helix-turn-helix transcriptional regulator: MKTADLLARIERDWRRERPDLNPDPMLTVIAVQRTNQTLQAALDAFFARHDLTPSAFDVLATLRRSAPPEGLTLGDLGTLMAVTPPAVTKRVDGLERRGWVARLPDPRDRRTIRAALTPEGRAAVDALLEAHVTHEEALLRNLTPDERATLRELLLRIAPPTK, from the coding sequence ATGAAAACCGCCGACCTGCTGGCCCGCATTGAGAGGGACTGGCGCCGAGAGCGGCCGGACCTCAACCCCGACCCCATGCTCACCGTGATTGCTGTGCAAAGGACAAATCAGACGCTGCAAGCCGCCCTCGACGCCTTTTTCGCCCGGCACGACCTGACCCCCTCCGCCTTCGATGTGCTGGCGACCCTGCGCCGCTCGGCCCCACCGGAGGGCCTGACGCTGGGAGACCTCGGCACGCTGATGGCCGTGACCCCGCCCGCCGTCACCAAGCGGGTGGACGGGCTGGAGCGCCGGGGCTGGGTGGCCCGCCTGCCCGACCCCCGCGACCGCCGCACCATCCGCGCCGCCCTGACGCCGGAGGGCCGCGCCGCCGTGGACGCGCTGCTGGAAGCCCACGTCACCCACGAGGAAGCCCTGTTGCGGAACTTGACGCCGGACGAGCGGGCCACCTTGCGGGAACTGCTGCTGCGAATCGCGCCTCCAACCAAGTGA
- a CDS encoding single-stranded DNA-binding protein codes for MLHIEFITDLGARVTVDVESADKLLDVQRQYGRLGWTTGDIPSGGYQFPFDNEPDFDWNLIGARKWTSPDGEELIIHRGHAYRRRELEAVDSRKMKLPAAVKYSRGAKNTDPEHVREKADGEFEYVTLAIFRGGKRQDRYATPGSRPASAGPRPAPAAASRAQPQTRPAAAAVADEETPF; via the coding sequence ATGCTGCACATCGAATTCATCACCGATCTGGGCGCCCGAGTCACGGTGGACGTGGAAAGCGCCGACAAGCTGCTCGACGTTCAGCGGCAGTATGGCCGCCTGGGGTGGACGACTGGCGACATCCCGTCCGGGGGCTACCAGTTCCCGTTTGACAACGAACCCGACTTCGACTGGAACCTGATCGGCGCCCGCAAGTGGACCAGTCCCGACGGCGAGGAACTGATCATCCACCGGGGCCACGCCTACCGCCGCCGTGAGCTGGAGGCCGTGGACAGCCGCAAGATGAAGCTGCCCGCCGCCGTGAAGTACAGCCGGGGAGCGAAGAACACCGACCCCGAGCACGTCCGCGAGAAGGCTGACGGCGAATTTGAATATGTGACGCTGGCGATTTTCCGGGGCGGCAAGCGCCAGGACCGGTACGCGACTCCCGGCAGCCGCCCGGCCTCCGCTGGCCCCCGCCCGGCTCCGGCTGCCGCAAGCCGCGCTCAGCCTCAGACCCGCCCTGCGGCGGCGGCCGTGGCGGACGAGGAAACGCCGTTCTGA
- a CDS encoding pyrophosphohydrolase domain-containing protein, translating into MPDLSPTNAALLREFHRAADFVAPDGPTVPGPDLLALRGTLIREEAQEVEAEFTALAARLSANEAVLPGDLAPLAHELADLLYVTYGALDALGIDADTVFAEVHRANMAKLGGPKREDGKLLKPDGWQPADVRGVIEGQGRG; encoded by the coding sequence GTGCCCGACCTGTCCCCCACCAACGCCGCGCTATTGCGCGAGTTTCACCGCGCCGCCGACTTCGTAGCCCCGGACGGCCCGACCGTGCCCGGCCCCGACCTCCTCGCCCTACGGGGCACCCTGATCCGGGAGGAGGCGCAGGAGGTAGAGGCCGAGTTCACGGCGCTGGCCGCACGGCTTTCAGCGAACGAAGCGGTTCTGCCCGGCGACCTCGCCCCGCTCGCCCATGAACTCGCCGACCTGCTGTACGTGACTTACGGGGCACTGGATGCCCTGGGTATTGACGCCGACACCGTCTTCGCCGAGGTCCACCGCGCGAACATGGCAAAACTCGGCGGCCCGAAACGCGAAGACGGCAAGCTGCTGAAGCCCGATGGCTGGCAGCCTGCCGACGTGCGGGGCGTCATTGAGGGGCAGGGGAGGGGCTAG